One Vanessa atalanta chromosome 8, ilVanAtal1.2, whole genome shotgun sequence genomic window carries:
- the LOC125065729 gene encoding glucose dehydrogenase [FAD, quinone]-like, whose translation MSPIHLAQLCLFSIGIYAFSLFTYLVFYYDLFSTLFLSEIKSEYDFIIVGSGTAGSLIGHRLAKETNYTFIVLEAGGRGHSFHDIPAFGPLLHQSVFDWNYETEPQENACFAMENSRCKQTQGKILGGSSKLNNMLHIRGNTSHYVEWFHGKYNKNYIEDQFKYIESNIFHLNNIQYDSNLGEAVLRAARELNFKLLKHDFGIGFMKSIVTQNQGKRWTTSYNLENSKYVFTNVLVEKLIFIKNKCIGAQITTPKRMTLFAKKGVIISAGTFNSPKILQLSGIGPEKLLNSLNIPVIKSLPVGKNLQDHIGTGLDLVLFNNSQSIEMFDIMNLWNVFQYFFNGKGPLTTPGCEVIGFISTKNETSPNLQFMVLPVGISADRGSHLRKTLKIRDTVWNDYFSKIFDKYTATFLTLLLHPKSKGEVRIQSKNPTVPPLIDPKYLSHKDDLRTIVNGVHMIRKLIETESLKNIGAHLNNIPFPGCENFEMFSNLYLECYVKHLTLTSYHPVGTCAMGLPETKNSVVDTTFKVIGIDNLYVVDASVLPTLPSGNINAAIAMMANIFFENNFKEIVNINKKDFCNKISFRDFLLNTCPVR comes from the exons atgtctcCTATTCACTTAGctcaattatgtttatttagtatTGGTATTTAtgctttttctttatttacttatttagttTTCTACTACGATTTGTTTTCTACACtatttttaagtgaaataaagtctgaatatgattttattattg tggGTTCTGGCACAGCTGGCTCATTAATAGGACATAGACTAGCAAAAGAAACTAACTACACATTTATAGTGTTAGAGGCCGGGGGCAGAGGCCATTCCTTTCATGACATTCCAGCATTTGGCCCCTTATTACACCAATCTGTATTTGATTGGAATTATGAAACAGAACCGCAAGAAAATGCATGCTTTGCAATGGaaaattct AGATGTAAACAAACCCAAGGAAAAATATTAGGGGGATCTTCAAAATTGAACAATATGTTACATATTCGAGGCAACACGTCACACTATGTTGAATGGTTTCATggtaaatacaacaaaaactaCATAGAGGAccagtttaaatatatagaatcaaacatttttcatctcaataatatacaatatgacAGTAACCTCGGTGAAGCAGTGTTGAGAGCCGCcagagaattaaattttaagttattaaaacatgACTTTGGAATTGGTTTCATGAAATCCATTGTCACCCAAAATCAGGGCAAAAGATGGACCACATCTTATAATCTAGAAAATTcgaaatatgtttttacaaatgttttagttgaaaaattaatttttataaaaaataaatgtattggtGCTCAAATTACTACTCCAAAGAGAATGACGCTTTTTGCCAAAAAGGGTGTTATTATAAGTGCAGGAACATTTAATTCACCTAAAATCCTGCAATTGTCTGGTATTGGACcagaaaagttattaaattctCTTAATATACCTGTTATCAAATCTTTGCCAGTTGGAAAAAACTTACAAGACCATATTGGTACAGGCTTAGACttggtattatttaataattcacaaTCAATCGAAATGTTTGATATTATGAATCTGTGGAATgtattccaatatttttttaatggtaagGGACCTCTCACTACACCAGGATGTGAAGTAATAGggtttatttcaacaaaaaatgaGACATCACCAAATCTGCAATTCATGGTATTGCCAGTTGGCATATCAGCGGATAGGGGTAGTCATTtgagaaaaacattaaaaataagagaTACCGTATGGAacgattattttagtaaaatttttgataaatacacAGCAACGTTTTTAACTTTACTACTACACCCTAAAAGTAAGGGTGAAGTGCGCATACAGAGTAAAAATCCTACTGTACCTCCACTTATAGACCCTAAATATCTGTCCCACAAAGATGATTTAAGAACAATAGTAAATGGTGTTCATATGATAAGAAAACTCATTGAAAcagaatctttaaaaaatataggagctcatttaaataacattccgTTTCCTGGATGTGAAAACTtcgaaatgttttcaaatttataccTAGAATGTTATGTAAAGCATCTCACGTTAACAAGCTACCATCCAGTAGGAACGTGTGCGATGGGTCTGCCTGAAACGAAGAATTCTGTTGTTGATACGACATTTAAAGTTATAGGAATTGATAATCTGTATGTTGTCGATGCTTCAGTGCTGCCAACATTGCCAAGTGGTAATATTAACGCGGCAATAGCTATGAtggctaatatattttttgaaaataattttaaagaaattgtgaatattaataaaaaagatttctgtaataaaatttcttttcgtgattttttattaaatacttgccCAGTGAGATGA
- the LOC125065709 gene encoding geranylgeranyl transferase type-2 subunit beta translates to MSFKTKDVVLSEDRPKTLLLQKHSDFLASYGVNKDDYEYCMTEYLRMSGIYWSLTAMELMDQSSRMPKEEIIAFISSCQDSESGGLSASNGHDPHMLYTLSAVQVLAMYDRLDAIDTEGVVRFVTSMQQEDGSFIGDKWGEVDTRFSFCAVMCLSLLHRLDAINVSKAVDFVLSCMNFDGGFGSKPGSESHAGLIYCCVGTLSICKRMDALKCDELAWWLCERQLPSGGLNGRPEKLPDLCYSWWVMSSLSMLNRIHWVDKKNLEQYILACQDAETGGFSDRPGDITDPFHTLFGLAGLSLLGNSSIKRVNPTYCMPQETIDRLKLEPQILYV, encoded by the exons atgtcttttAAGACAAAAGATGTTGTTCTCTCTGAGGATCGACCAAAAACTCTTCTATTACAGAAACATTCAGATTTCCTGGCTAGTTACGGTGTAAATAAGGATGACTATGAGTATTGTATGACAGAATATTTGCGTATGTCTGGCATATATTGGAGTCTTACTGCTATGGAACTTATGGACCAATCTTCTag gatGCCCAAGGAAGAAATTATTGCATTCATTTCGTCATGTCAAGACAGTGAGAGTGGAGGCCTTTCAGCTAGCAATGGGCATGATCCACATATGCTGTATACATTGAGCGCTGTGCAG gttttagCCATGTATGATAGATTGGATGCAATTGATACTGAAGGAGTGGTACGATTTGTCACTTCAATGCAACAAGAAGATGGAAGCTTTATAG GAGACAAATGGGGCGAAGTTGATACAAGGTTCTCATTCTGCGCTGTAATGTGCCTCTCCTTGCTACATCGACTTGATGCCATCAATGTTAGCAAAGCAGTTGATTTTGTATTGAGTTGTATGAACTTTGATGGTGGATTTGGATCAAAACCAGGATCTGAGAGTCATGCTG GACTAATCTACTGTTGTGTCGGCACTCTTTCAATATGCAAACGTATGGATGCCCTGAAATGTGATGAACTTGCTTGGTGGCTCTGTGAAAGGCAGCTGCCAAGTGGTGGACTTAACGGCAGACCTGAGAAATTGCCAGATTTGTGTTACTCCTg GTGGGTAATGTCATCTTTATCAATGTTGAATAGGATACATTGGGTCGACAAGAAAAATTTAGAACAATATATCCTTGCCTGCCAAGATGCTGAAACAGGGGGATTCAGTGATAGGCCTGGTGACATAACAGACCCCTTCCATACATTATTTGGCCTAGCTGGGCTATCTCTACTGGGAAATTCTAGTATAAAGCGTGTTAATCCTACTTACTGTATGCCACAAGAAACTATTGATAGATTAAAGTTAGAACCTCAGATTTTATATGTTTag